The region TTCGTGCACGGCCAGCACCCGTTGGAGAAACGCCGGCAGTTCCAGTTCGCCGCCCGGTACGGGTGAACTCCCTCCCGGGATCGGGCCCGCGGCGTTATCGACGCTTGCCGAGGAACGGAAAACGGTTTCGAGCACATGGCCGATGCCGTGCTGGTTGGCCAGGGCCGGAATGCCGCCGCTGGCGGCGCAGGCTCCGAAGGCGACGAACAGTTGGGATTTGCGGCGCAGCAGTTCGGCCATTTCCAGGTTTTCCTCGGTCCGCAGGGCGCCATTGAACAGCGTCAGGAAGATCGCCCCGTCGGGCAGCGCCTCGATGTCTGCCCGCTTGGTGTCCAGAAGGCAGGGGCAGAACATGAAGTCGAAATAGGCATCGACCTCGAGGAGCGCCTCGTTGATGTTTGCCAGGGCGATCTCGCAGCCGCCGCAGGATGCGGCCCAGTACATGGCGAGTTTTGGTTTGAGGGTCGGCATGGCGCCTCCTTTGTGTGGTGGTCAGAGCCGGGCGGCGCTGCCGCATGCCTCATCGGCGGCTGCGGCGGGATAGACGGATATGCCCGCACGTGCCGGGGCCGGGGTGAAGGGAAAGACGTGGGAAAGACGGCGGGCCGTCGCAACGGTGGCGCTGCCGGAACTCCCTGTGAGGGGGGAGGGCGTGGAACCAGTTAAAGCCATGATCGGAGGTTGCTCCTTTCACTTGGACTGAAACGTATGAGTGCTCGTGCCGCCAGGACCCGGTGCCGACTGCCCGCCCGCCGGCCACCGCTTGGGGCGCCCGCCGCAGAATACGTGGGTATCCTAACACGGGCAGGAGCGTGTATTGCCTGTTGTCTGCGGCGGGTTGCATGAATTTAACCCGGCGGCGGCCACTCCGCCGAGTTAACGATCAACGCTTTTCAACGGGGGTGCCTGAGGCCGCAATCTCGGCGACCACCAGTTCGGCCAGTCCCGGAAGCTTGCCGGCCAGCAGGGGCGACAGCTCGGCTCCCGTGTCATAGGTAGTGGGGATGATGCCGAACAGGGTGATCTTCTTGGGGCAGCGATCGCGGATCTCGGAGAGTGCCAGCACCTCCTGGATGCCGATCTGGTGGGGCGACATCTTGATGGGCAGCTTGCCCAGCATAAAGTCGTCCTTCTCGTAGCGATAGACGTCTCCCGGCTCGCCCTTGGCCTCGATGGTATCCACCAGAAAGACCTGGTCGGCGTCCTCCAGCATATGGGAGACCATGATGCCGAGGGTACCGCCGTCGTACAGGGTGACGTCGGCGGGAAAGGTGTAGTGCTTCTGCAGGTACTGAATAAAGTGGACCCCAAAGCCTTCATCGGAGAAGAGCAGGTTGCCGGCGCCGAAGATAAGAGTTTTCATCGTAGTGTCCTTTTCCATCACTAAAAGGTCGCAGCAATCCACCGGGGGGTGTGCGCGCGGGCCATGCCGGCACGCACCACCTTACGGCAGCCCGCCAAAGACACAAAGAGCACAAAGGGAACTGACAACAGGAACATGTGACTCGGTTGCTCTAAGTCTCTTCACTGTTGTCAGCGCCCATTGTGCTTTTGTTGTGAGAGTTGCTCTGTAGCTGCTACATTACCTTGACGTTCGTGATCTCTTTCCCTTCCGGATCGATGGTATGCACCGCGCAGGCGATGCAGGGGTCGAAGGAGTGGATGGTCCGCAGCACTTCCAGCGGCTTGTCGGCCTGTGCCACGGGGTTGCCGACCAGGGACGCTTCGTACGGGCCGAGCACGCCCTTGTCGTCGCGCGGCGAGGCGTTCCAGGTGGAGGGAACGACAGCCTGGTAGTTCTTGATCTTGCGGTTTTCGATCACGATCCAGTGGGACAGGGTGCCGCGCGGTGCTTCGTGGAAGCCGACGCCCTTGTATTCCCCCTTGGGGATCTCGGTGGGGTTGGCGTAGACCTTGTCGCCTTTGCCCACGTTTTCCACCAGTTTGTCGAGGAACTCCAGGGAGTAGTCGGCCATCAGGTGGGCGCGGATGGCGCGGGCGCCGAGACGGCCCATGGTGGAGTGCAGGTCGTTCACGCCGACGCCGATTTTGGCGCAGCTTGCGTCAACCAGCTTCCGGACCTTTTCGTTGCCGCCGGCATAGGCGGCAAACAGTTGTGCCGGCGGACCGACCTGGACCGGTTTGCCGTCCAGGCGGGGAGCCTTGCACCAGGTGTATTTGCCGTTGTCCTGGAATTCGGTGTAGCTCGGTTTGGTTTCGCCGTCCCAGGGGTGCAGGGTGCCGTTTCCTTCGTACCAGGCGTGGGACACGTTTTCCTTGATGTTGGCGATCAGGTCCAGGTCCTGGTGGTTGGTGACGATGCGGGCCTTCTTGATGTCGCCGCCGCTGATGATGGCACCCGGCAGGGCGAACTTGGTGTTCTTGGTGTCTTCGGGCATCTCCGGCACGGCCAGGTAGTTGACCACGCCGCGGCCGTATTTGAACCAGTCCTTGTAGATGGAGGCGATGGCCACCATGTCCGGATAGTAGACCTGCTGGACGAATTCGCGGGTCTCCGCCATCAGGGTCTTCAGGGCGGCGATCTTCTCCATGTTGAGGGTGGCCAGGTTTTCCATGTTGATGGCGGTAGCGACGCCGCCGACGCACAGGTTCTGGATGTGGGGGTTCTTGCCCCCCAGGATGGCAATCGCCTGGGCTGCCTTGCGCTGGTAGTCAAGGGCGCTGAGATAATGGGCAACCGCCATGAGGTTGGCTTCGGGCGGCAGTTTCATGGCCGGGTGGCCCCAGTAGCCGGAGGCGAAGATGCCGAGGCGGCCGGTTTCCACGAAGGATTTCAGCTTCTGCTGGACAGCCTTGAATTCGGTTTCGCTGTTGCCCGGCCAGTTGGAGATGGACTGGGCCAGTTGCGCGGTCTTCTTGGGGTCGGCCTTGAGGGCCGAGACCACATCCACCCAGTCCAGGGCGGACAGGTGGTAGAAGTGGACGATATGGTCCTGCACCGAATGCTGGGCCATGATGATGTTCCTGATGTACTGGGCGTTCAGCGGGACATCGACCTTGAGGGCGTGTTCCACCGAACGGATCGAGGAGATGGCGTGGACCGTGGTGCACACGCCGCAGAAACGCTGGGCGTAGATCCAGGCATCCTGGGGGGGACGGTCTTTCAGGATGGTTTCGATGCCGCGCCACATCTGGGCGGACGACCAGGCGTTGGTGACAACGCCACCGTTTACTTCTGCATCAATTCTCAGGTGACCTTCGATGCGGGTGATCGGGTCAAGGGTAATGCGGGCCATGTATTTCCTCCGTTATCGGTTTTTATGTGTAGAATCCATCAACATGGAACGTGTGTATCTCGGTTTACGCCTTTTCTCCCATGGGGTGGGCCGCCGTGTGCTGATCACGGGTGTGCAGCTTCGGCAGGACCGGCAGTATCTTGACCAGCACCTGGTAGCCCAGAATCTCGAAGGCGACGATGCCGACCGTGATCATCAACTCGGCCAGGGAGGGGAAGTAGTGCCACCCCTTGCCGGGGTTGAAGCCGATCAGGTAGACGTTGAAGCGGTACAGCGCCCCGCCCAGCACGATCAGGGCGGCGGAGCTGAACAGCCAGCGGATGGACTCCCTCCGGCGCTTGCTGAACAGAATCAGGGAACCGCTGGCGATCAGGCAGAACTCGAGCAGGAAGAAGCAGGAGTAGAAGTCGAAGGAAAGCGCCTTGCCCAGTTGCCCGCGCCAGGCCAGGTCGCCGATGACGACGCAGAGCCAGATGACCGTCAGAAAGGGGATGATGCGTGCCAGCCCGGAAAGCTCCTTGGTTTCGAAGGGCCGTTTGAAGGCGTAGCACGAGATGACCGACTCCAGGATGGCGATGGAGTAGCCGATATACATGCAGTTGATCAGAAACAGCAGCGGCAGGAAGCCGGTATGCCACAGCGGGTGCAGCTTGGTCGATGCGATCAGAAGGAGCGAGCCCAGGGACGACTGGTGCATGGTCGGCAGGGTGATGCCCAGGACGATGATGAAGATCAGAACCTTGTCAAGCCGGGGACGGGCCCAGGCCGCCAGTTCCTTGACCTTGTCGAGCCGGTCGCCGATCCGTTCGGGGCGTTCCATGCCGAGACGGCCGTAGATCAGATCCAGCATATGCTGCAAGGTCTTCCATTCGGTTTTTTCCAGCGTCGTCAGGATGGCGGGCAGGAACTCCATGATCAGAACCGTGGTGTAGGCCATGACGCAGACGGCGACTTCGAACATGGCGGAGTTTACCTGCCATTTGGACGGAACGAAGAAGTTGTAGGCGTTCCAGGGACGTCCCACGTCCACCATGACCGAAAAGCCGGCCAGCCCGTATCCGAACATACTGGTCAGGATGGCGGAACGGATCATGGGGTGGTAGTGCATGCGGTTGCGGATGTAGATCAGGATCGCCATGGCGTAGCCGCCGCAGGCGATGGCCGTGCCGGTGGCGACGTCGTAGGTGATCCAGATGCCCCAGGGGTAGCCGTCGCTCATGTTGGATACGGCGCCGATCCCCTTGATGAAACGGAGTGCGATCAGGGCGAACCCGATCAGGGTCAGGGTCAGAAGAACTATGAACGAGGGGGTCAAGATCTTCGCTTCATGTACCTGGTACTCATCGTGTCCCATCAGTGATGGCCCCCCTTGTCGGTATTGGTGTCATGCCCGCCCTCTTCGCCGCCGTGTTTCTTCATGTTTTTCAACGCGATGAAGCAGAGCGTGCTGTAGAGCGCCACCGGGGCGATGAAACCCTTGTAGATGGTGTGCTGGATCTTTTCCGAAAATTCGGCGGGCGCCGCATCCTTGAGCGTCGGCAGGCCCAGTTTGTTGAACTGCATGCTGGCGAGATAGATGTGGTTGGTGCCGCCGAGTTCGTTTGCGCCATAAATGTGGTTGATGTACTTGCCCGGATTCTCCCGCAGCCGTTTTTCCGCCTCTTCCAGGAGGTCCTTGCGTTTGCCGAACATGATCGCACCGGCCGGACAGACTTCGGCGCAGGCGCTGATGCCTTTCTTCGGCAGGTTGGTGTTCTTGCACAGGTCGCATTTGACGATCTGGGGGAGTGCGCGGTCCCACTGGAACTTGGGGATGTTGAAGGCGCAGGCCACCTGACAGTAGCGGCAGCCGATACAGGTATTCTTGTTGTAGTCCACGATGCCGGTTTCCGGGTCGCGCGTCATGGCGGCAACCGGGCAGACCGAAACGCAGGACGGCTTCTGGCAGTGCATGCAGGAGTATTTGACGTAGGACCACTCCTGTTCGGACTGCTTGAAGAGCTTGATCAGGGTGCGGGTGCTGCCCGACAGGTCTTCGGGGGCATCCCACAGACCGTCGGTATCGAATTTGGCGCGCTCGTAGGAGAGGCTGCCGTAATCGCCGTTAACCCGCTTGCAGGCGGACATGCAGGCCTTGCAGCCGACGCACTTGGTGGCGTCGTACAGCATGCCGATGGTTTCATTGTTGATCTTGTGCCCCTCATTGGCCTTTGCCTGTTTGCCGGCCAAGAGGGCTGCGCCGGTGGCGCCCATGATCTTGAGGAACTGGCGTCTACTCGGTTTTCCCATGGTCATCTCCCTTCTCCGGACCGTCCGGCAGCTTCTTGGCCATCATGACACCCGCACCGATGGCGGCGCCGGCAGCAAGACCGATGACGCCGGTGGTCAGAGGATCAGGACCCTTGCCTTTTTCCTTCAGGTCGATCGGAGCATAACTATCGAACGGCGTCGGCTCGTGAATCTGAACCTTGTCGGCGATGGCGGTTTTGAAAAGCAGGTCCGGCTCGGTGCAGCCGATGCAGGGGTGCCCCACGGAAACCGGCCAGACCGCCACATCGTTGAAGCGCAGCACGGAACAGTTGGCATAGGTGGCCGGTCCCTTGCAGCCCAGCTTGTAGAGGCAGTACCCCTGGCTGTGCCCCTCGTCGCCGTAGGCGCGGGCGAAACGGCCGGCGTCGAAATGGGGGCGGCGTTCGCAGTGCTCGTGGATGCGGCGGCCGAAAGCAAATTTGGGGCGGCCCATCTGATCCAGTTCGGGCAGCTTTTTGAACGTTACGTAGTAGAGAACGGTCGAAAGGAAGTTGTAAGGGTTGGGCGGGCAGCCGGGGATGTTGATGATCGGCTTGTCCTTGACGATGTCGCGTACCCCTACGGCTCCGGTGGGGTTGGGGCCGACGGAAGGGATGCCGCCGTAACTGGCGCAGGTACCCATGGAGATGATGGCGGCAGCGCCCTCGGCGGCATGTTTCAGGGTATCCAGGGACGTTTTGCCGGAGACCTTGCAGTAGATGCCGTTGTCTTTGGTGGGGATGGCGCCTTCAACGACCAGGATA is a window of Geobacter sp. FeAm09 DNA encoding:
- a CDS encoding HyaD/HybD family hydrogenase maturation endopeptidase, encoding MKTLIFGAGNLLFSDEGFGVHFIQYLQKHYTFPADVTLYDGGTLGIMVSHMLEDADQVFLVDTIEAKGEPGDVYRYEKDDFMLGKLPIKMSPHQIGIQEVLALSEIRDRCPKKITLFGIIPTTYDTGAELSPLLAGKLPGLAELVVAEIAASGTPVEKR
- a CDS encoding nickel-dependent hydrogenase large subunit, whose protein sequence is MARITLDPITRIEGHLRIDAEVNGGVVTNAWSSAQMWRGIETILKDRPPQDAWIYAQRFCGVCTTVHAISSIRSVEHALKVDVPLNAQYIRNIIMAQHSVQDHIVHFYHLSALDWVDVVSALKADPKKTAQLAQSISNWPGNSETEFKAVQQKLKSFVETGRLGIFASGYWGHPAMKLPPEANLMAVAHYLSALDYQRKAAQAIAILGGKNPHIQNLCVGGVATAINMENLATLNMEKIAALKTLMAETREFVQQVYYPDMVAIASIYKDWFKYGRGVVNYLAVPEMPEDTKNTKFALPGAIISGGDIKKARIVTNHQDLDLIANIKENVSHAWYEGNGTLHPWDGETKPSYTEFQDNGKYTWCKAPRLDGKPVQVGPPAQLFAAYAGGNEKVRKLVDASCAKIGVGVNDLHSTMGRLGARAIRAHLMADYSLEFLDKLVENVGKGDKVYANPTEIPKGEYKGVGFHEAPRGTLSHWIVIENRKIKNYQAVVPSTWNASPRDDKGVLGPYEASLVGNPVAQADKPLEVLRTIHSFDPCIACAVHTIDPEGKEITNVKVM
- a CDS encoding hydrogenase small subunit: MTKEGLFPGVTRRDFMKTCMTVSAMLGLPYGMVTKVAQAAQKSDNRPAVIWLHFQECTGCSESLLRSTHPTVSSLILDMISLDYHETLMVGSGHQAEKSLHDSMLANKGNYILVVEGAIPTKDNGIYCKVSGKTSLDTLKHAAEGAAAIISMGTCASYGGIPSVGPNPTGAVGVRDIVKDKPIINIPGCPPNPYNFLSTVLYYVTFKKLPELDQMGRPKFAFGRRIHEHCERRPHFDAGRFARAYGDEGHSQGYCLYKLGCKGPATYANCSVLRFNDVAVWPVSVGHPCIGCTEPDLLFKTAIADKVQIHEPTPFDSYAPIDLKEKGKGPDPLTTGVIGLAAGAAIGAGVMMAKKLPDGPEKGDDHGKTE
- the hybB gene encoding Ni/Fe-hydrogenase cytochrome b subunit, whose protein sequence is MGHDEYQVHEAKILTPSFIVLLTLTLIGFALIALRFIKGIGAVSNMSDGYPWGIWITYDVATGTAIACGGYAMAILIYIRNRMHYHPMIRSAILTSMFGYGLAGFSVMVDVGRPWNAYNFFVPSKWQVNSAMFEVAVCVMAYTTVLIMEFLPAILTTLEKTEWKTLQHMLDLIYGRLGMERPERIGDRLDKVKELAAWARPRLDKVLIFIIVLGITLPTMHQSSLGSLLLIASTKLHPLWHTGFLPLLFLINCMYIGYSIAILESVISCYAFKRPFETKELSGLARIIPFLTVIWLCVVIGDLAWRGQLGKALSFDFYSCFFLLEFCLIASGSLILFSKRRRESIRWLFSSAALIVLGGALYRFNVYLIGFNPGKGWHYFPSLAELMITVGIVAFEILGYQVLVKILPVLPKLHTRDQHTAAHPMGEKA
- the hybA gene encoding hydrogenase 2 operon protein HybA, whose product is MGKPSRRQFLKIMGATGAALLAGKQAKANEGHKINNETIGMLYDATKCVGCKACMSACKRVNGDYGSLSYERAKFDTDGLWDAPEDLSGSTRTLIKLFKQSEQEWSYVKYSCMHCQKPSCVSVCPVAAMTRDPETGIVDYNKNTCIGCRYCQVACAFNIPKFQWDRALPQIVKCDLCKNTNLPKKGISACAEVCPAGAIMFGKRKDLLEEAEKRLRENPGKYINHIYGANELGGTNHIYLASMQFNKLGLPTLKDAAPAEFSEKIQHTIYKGFIAPVALYSTLCFIALKNMKKHGGEEGGHDTNTDKGGHH